One region of Halohasta litchfieldiae genomic DNA includes:
- a CDS encoding DUF6517 family protein — translation MNRRDMLSGTAVAGLVGLSGCLSGVLGSVTSLESTPAGVSQSALESTGYEAVGIEELVTERTVEAAGQSETFAVTSYLSQYEKQVGIEGLAETATATFAVLSTPKIELAGETLNPIGEMSSREVVDLIGENYDSIDGIEHDSDQEITILEQSVIQSRFVAEATFAGLPLDLDMYVTKAVERGDDFLVAVGVYPRQFRTIEAAATRELTESITPEAAAESTESESTDGDSGDNETADSDNESTENSSDGLDLTGRLQ, via the coding sequence ATGAATCGTAGAGATATGCTTTCGGGCACTGCAGTTGCCGGGCTTGTCGGGCTATCGGGCTGTCTCAGTGGCGTTCTGGGCAGCGTCACCAGTTTGGAGTCGACACCGGCGGGCGTGAGCCAGTCGGCACTGGAGTCGACCGGATACGAAGCGGTTGGCATCGAGGAGCTAGTCACCGAGAGAACGGTCGAAGCCGCCGGGCAGTCGGAGACGTTCGCGGTCACGAGCTATCTGAGCCAGTACGAGAAACAGGTTGGTATCGAGGGGCTCGCCGAAACGGCGACCGCAACGTTCGCGGTGCTTTCGACGCCGAAAATCGAACTTGCCGGGGAAACGCTGAACCCAATCGGTGAGATGTCGAGCCGTGAGGTGGTCGACCTCATCGGAGAGAACTACGACAGTATCGACGGGATCGAACACGACAGCGATCAAGAGATCACGATTCTGGAGCAGTCGGTTATACAGTCGCGGTTCGTTGCCGAGGCTACCTTCGCTGGCCTGCCACTGGATCTCGATATGTACGTCACGAAAGCCGTCGAACGGGGAGACGACTTTTTAGTCGCCGTCGGTGTCTATCCGCGCCAGTTCCGAACTATCGAAGCCGCCGCCACGCGTGAACTCACCGAATCGATCACTCCTGAGGCTGCCGCCGAGTCGACTGAATCCGAGTCGACCGATGGTGATTCGGGCGACAACGAAACAGCCGACAGCGACAACGAGTCGACCGAAAACAGTTCCGACGGACTCGATCTCACCGGCCGGCTACAGTAA
- the aroA gene encoding 3-phosphoshikimate 1-carboxyvinyltransferase, translating to MDVHISASRVAGTARAPPSKSYTHRAILAAGYSDGATVYDPLDSADPRATMRAVEGFGGSVDHSEASLEITGFDGTPEVPDNVIDCANSGTTMRLVTAAAALADGITVLTGDDSLRSRPQGPLLEALDALGVEAKSSRHNGQAPLVIEGPLSGGQVDIPGDVSSQYISALLMAGAVSDEGIELNLTTDLKSAPYVDITLEVLEDFGVTAEPVGATGEGGVRSAGAEGFVVAGGQQYSPEGGEYHVPGDFSSMSYLLAAGAIAAADGESVVVEGAYPSAQGDSAIVDILDAMDADIDWDREVGEITVAQSDLTGTTVDVGDTPDLLPTIAVLGAVAEGDTVIENCEHVRYKETDRVSAMATELTKMGVEVTEEHDVLTIHGSESTLSGATVEGYHDHRIIMSLAVAGLVADGTTTVTGGDHVDVSFPTFFDLLADLGGSVDRTE from the coding sequence ATGGACGTTCACATCTCGGCATCGAGAGTTGCGGGCACCGCCCGCGCACCGCCATCGAAAAGCTACACCCACCGTGCGATTTTGGCCGCCGGCTACAGCGACGGCGCGACCGTCTACGACCCACTCGACAGCGCCGACCCCCGAGCGACGATGCGCGCGGTCGAAGGGTTCGGCGGGAGCGTCGACCACAGCGAAGCAAGCCTCGAAATCACGGGGTTCGACGGAACGCCCGAGGTTCCTGACAACGTGATCGACTGTGCCAACAGCGGGACGACGATGCGACTCGTCACTGCCGCGGCCGCGCTTGCCGACGGGATCACGGTACTGACCGGCGACGACTCGCTTCGCTCGCGACCACAGGGGCCGCTGCTGGAGGCTCTCGACGCCCTCGGCGTCGAAGCCAAGAGCAGTCGACACAACGGCCAAGCGCCACTCGTCATCGAAGGACCGCTTTCCGGCGGGCAGGTCGACATCCCCGGTGACGTCTCCTCCCAATACATCTCGGCACTCCTCATGGCCGGCGCAGTTTCCGACGAGGGAATCGAACTCAATCTGACGACCGACCTCAAATCAGCCCCCTACGTCGACATCACCCTCGAAGTCTTGGAGGATTTCGGCGTCACCGCCGAACCGGTCGGCGCGACCGGCGAGGGTGGCGTTCGCTCCGCAGGCGCGGAGGGCTTTGTCGTTGCGGGTGGCCAGCAGTACAGCCCCGAAGGTGGCGAGTACCACGTTCCAGGGGACTTCTCGTCGATGTCCTACCTGCTGGCGGCGGGGGCTATCGCCGCCGCCGACGGCGAATCGGTCGTCGTCGAGGGAGCCTATCCAAGTGCGCAAGGCGACAGCGCGATTGTCGACATCCTCGATGCGATGGACGCCGACATCGACTGGGACCGAGAGGTAGGCGAGATCACCGTCGCCCAATCCGATCTCACCGGGACGACGGTCGACGTCGGCGACACACCAGACCTACTGCCGACGATTGCGGTGCTCGGCGCGGTCGCCGAGGGCGATACCGTCATCGAGAACTGCGAACACGTCCGCTACAAGGAGACCGACCGGGTGAGCGCGATGGCAACCGAGTTGACAAAAATGGGCGTCGAAGTGACCGAAGAACACGATGTGTTGACAATCCACGGCAGTGAGTCGACGCTCTCGGGTGCAACTGTCGAGGGCTACCACGACCACCGAATCATCATGTCGCTGGCGGTCGCGGGGCTGGTCGCTGATGGAACCACGACAGTAACCGGGGGCGACCACGTCGACGTCTCGTTCCCGACGTTTTTCGACCTGCTGGCCGATCTGGGTGGGAGCGTCGACCGAACGGAGTGA